A window of the Corynebacterium minutissimum genome harbors these coding sequences:
- a CDS encoding ribokinase, translated as MSMCVVGSINADLVVHTARHPKPGETLLGHGGEITAGGKGANQAVAAALLGAPVTFVGAVGSDAYAAPAMRYLEASGVNLEHVARTDEVTGLAVITVDGQGENTIIVVPGANALVDAPFVTTHSSPITESELVLLQGEIPAEGCAKAIALATGRVVVNLAPVVKVDPQALLRADPLLANEHEAGLILEQLGFNSEGTPQELAQRLREAGFSSVVMTLGARGALVAEDTLTEIASPQVTPVDTTGAGDAFAGALCARLLKGDSLVEAARYAARVGAFAVTGAGAQASYPDRDTELPS; from the coding sequence ATGAGCATGTGCGTAGTCGGGTCCATCAACGCTGACCTCGTGGTCCACACCGCACGGCATCCGAAGCCGGGCGAAACATTGTTGGGCCACGGCGGTGAGATTACTGCGGGTGGCAAAGGAGCTAACCAGGCGGTGGCGGCCGCACTGCTGGGCGCGCCGGTCACCTTTGTGGGCGCGGTAGGCAGCGACGCTTATGCGGCGCCCGCCATGCGCTACCTTGAGGCCAGCGGCGTGAACCTTGAACATGTTGCCCGCACCGACGAGGTCACGGGCCTCGCCGTCATCACTGTGGATGGGCAGGGCGAAAACACCATCATCGTGGTGCCGGGAGCCAATGCGCTTGTCGACGCCCCCTTCGTCACCACCCACTCCTCCCCCATCACCGAATCGGAGCTGGTTCTCCTGCAGGGCGAAATTCCCGCGGAAGGGTGTGCTAAGGCTATCGCGCTGGCCACGGGCAGGGTTGTGGTGAACCTCGCGCCGGTGGTGAAGGTTGACCCACAGGCTCTGCTGCGCGCGGATCCGCTGCTGGCTAACGAGCACGAAGCCGGGCTCATCCTGGAACAGCTGGGGTTCAATAGCGAGGGGACGCCGCAGGAGCTGGCGCAGCGACTACGCGAGGCTGGTTTTTCCTCTGTCGTGATGACGCTCGGGGCGCGCGGCGCGTTGGTGGCGGAGGATACCCTCACGGAGATTGCTTCTCCACAGGTCACTCCCGTTGATACGACGGGCGCGGGCGATGCCTTCGCCGGCGCGCTGTGCGCGCGACTTCTGAAGGGCGATTCGCTGGTGGAGGCGGCGCGCTATGCTGCCCGGGTCGGGGCTTTCGCCGTGACCGGCGCGGGCGCGCAGGCCTCCTACCCCGACCGGGACACCGAGCTACCTAGCTAA
- a CDS encoding YdcF family protein translates to MQFPVLVLGARVVDGQPGSLLRSRLDRAVVMARVLPSEPIIVSGYGEADAMQRYLIERGVAPERIRVEPVATSTNENLERAHALCSDYSYFRVVTNDFHVLRTRVWAWHLGIRVRIHGVRTPQEARAWNYLREVVATPHSLLRILWRRVVARLR, encoded by the coding sequence ATGCAGTTTCCGGTTCTAGTGTTGGGCGCGCGCGTGGTGGATGGCCAGCCGGGATCGCTGCTGCGCAGCCGCCTCGACCGGGCGGTTGTTATGGCGCGAGTGCTGCCAAGCGAGCCCATCATTGTGTCCGGCTATGGGGAGGCGGACGCGATGCAGCGCTACCTTATCGAGCGCGGTGTAGCCCCGGAGCGTATCCGTGTGGAGCCGGTGGCAACCAGCACCAATGAGAACCTCGAGCGGGCCCATGCGCTCTGTTCGGATTACTCATATTTTCGCGTCGTGACGAATGATTTTCACGTTCTGCGCACCCGCGTGTGGGCCTGGCACCTAGGGATTCGGGTTCGTATACACGGCGTTCGCACGCCGCAGGAAGCGCGGGCGTGGAATTACCTGCGTGAGGTGGTAGCGACTCCGCACTCGCTGCTGCGCATCCTATGGCGGCGTGTGGTGGCCCGGCTGCGGTGA
- a CDS encoding ribonuclease HI, with protein sequence MEPLELSALTGTQSRTYGTRKITKDMVSAPVHVAIALWDERWDSAEGGTINGWVIAVNTKNTRFVRKGHIRTGDIVEVAVREFVKATKNVKGRKWIVTGRRQTALRAALEERGYTVTGSFAEENRAARSASSVRRKEAGITARRAKKEGEAPRTKQAVKVETPKAHWWPSFSTASSWPEGATVRIATDASSDTVFKGAMCFVASNGDYRLRTRDTTASTDELELESLTLALKYLLKVGATKAIIESDSAAALDAVQQIRTKGSKAMRSRGVWRGLSSGSRSRFQQAWNDVEGVCDVTIRRVLGHAGDPLNRAADQIAYMGLRAIAHPRKQSQPTLKEGISKALAKL encoded by the coding sequence ATGGAACCACTCGAGCTCTCTGCCCTCACGGGCACCCAGTCGCGAACGTACGGCACCCGCAAGATCACCAAAGACATGGTCTCGGCCCCGGTGCACGTGGCGATCGCCCTGTGGGATGAGCGCTGGGATTCCGCGGAAGGCGGGACTATTAACGGCTGGGTCATCGCCGTCAACACCAAGAACACCCGCTTCGTACGCAAGGGCCACATCCGCACAGGCGATATCGTCGAGGTGGCCGTCCGCGAGTTTGTGAAGGCCACGAAGAACGTGAAGGGCCGCAAGTGGATCGTCACGGGCCGCCGCCAAACCGCCCTGCGTGCAGCTCTGGAGGAGCGCGGCTATACCGTGACGGGAAGCTTTGCGGAGGAAAATCGCGCTGCGCGAAGCGCGAGCTCCGTGCGGCGCAAGGAGGCAGGCATTACTGCCCGGCGCGCCAAGAAGGAGGGCGAGGCTCCCCGCACAAAGCAGGCCGTGAAGGTGGAGACCCCCAAGGCGCACTGGTGGCCGAGTTTCTCCACGGCCAGCTCATGGCCAGAGGGCGCCACGGTGCGCATTGCCACCGACGCATCCTCCGACACCGTGTTCAAGGGGGCCATGTGCTTCGTGGCGAGCAATGGTGATTACCGCCTGCGCACGCGCGACACCACTGCTAGTACCGATGAGCTCGAGCTCGAGTCCCTCACCTTGGCGCTGAAATATCTGCTCAAGGTCGGTGCTACCAAGGCCATCATCGAGTCAGACTCCGCTGCCGCACTCGATGCGGTGCAGCAGATTCGGACGAAGGGGTCGAAGGCCATGCGGTCGCGGGGTGTGTGGCGCGGGCTCTCCTCGGGGTCGCGTTCGCGTTTCCAGCAGGCGTGGAATGATGTCGAGGGTGTCTGCGATGTGACGATTCGCCGCGTGCTAGGCCACGCCGGCGATCCGCTCAACAGGGCCGCCGACCAGATTGCGTACATGGGCCTGCGCGCCATCGCGCATCCCCGGAAACAATCGCAGCCCACGCTCAAAGAGGGCATTAGTAAAGCATTGGCGAAACTCTAA
- a CDS encoding RNA polymerase sigma factor: MSVLTLPGSRKREFSRLFREHYPAVLAYLRRRVPPSHAEELAADVFERAWAGFDSMRGTPLPWLYGIARNVMREFYRTRRETENLDDHELESYAGYDAVDLSLDISEAFLRLPYADQEILTLHAWEGLDHPEIAEVLGISRNNVRVRLHRARTHLSELTGETDA, encoded by the coding sequence GTGTCTGTTTTAACTTTGCCTGGTTCGCGGAAGCGGGAGTTTTCCCGTCTCTTCCGCGAGCATTACCCGGCGGTGTTGGCATATCTGCGCCGCCGCGTCCCACCAAGCCATGCCGAAGAGCTGGCTGCTGACGTCTTCGAGCGCGCCTGGGCCGGCTTCGACTCGATGCGCGGCACGCCACTGCCCTGGTTGTATGGCATCGCCCGCAATGTCATGCGCGAGTTCTACCGCACCCGTAGGGAAACGGAGAACCTCGACGATCATGAGCTGGAATCCTATGCCGGCTACGATGCCGTCGACTTAAGCCTCGATATCAGCGAAGCTTTCCTGCGCCTTCCCTATGCCGACCAGGAAATACTGACCCTCCATGCCTGGGAGGGGCTCGACCACCCGGAGATCGCCGAGGTCCTGGGCATTTCCCGCAACAACGTCCGCGTGCGCCTGCACCGCGCTCGTACTCATCTATCTGAACTCACAGGAGAAACCGATGCCTAA
- a CDS encoding TetR/AcrR family transcriptional regulator, which produces MANQKRRDQIAAAALDLFDQRGYHATGMEDIAKAVGMRASSLYNHFSSKQELLAEVTITAMEDLLRANAAGLAGLTEPRDKLVATMKAHVIFHATHARRVRVVNNELTNLEEPHKSVVLQLRRDYVARWMAIVNAGDFRAENLKIACWSLIDMGIGVAQWFSPDGEYTAEALGDMYGQFALRQLT; this is translated from the coding sequence ATGGCCAACCAGAAACGCCGCGACCAGATCGCCGCCGCCGCGCTCGACCTCTTCGACCAGCGCGGCTACCACGCCACGGGCATGGAGGACATCGCCAAGGCCGTCGGCATGCGCGCCTCCAGCCTCTACAACCACTTCTCCTCCAAGCAAGAACTCCTCGCCGAGGTCACCATCACCGCCATGGAGGACCTCCTCCGCGCCAACGCCGCCGGACTCGCGGGCCTGACAGAACCGCGCGACAAGCTCGTCGCCACGATGAAAGCCCACGTCATCTTCCACGCCACCCATGCCCGGCGCGTCCGCGTGGTCAATAACGAGCTCACCAACCTCGAAGAACCCCACAAGTCAGTCGTGCTCCAACTGCGTCGCGATTATGTTGCGCGCTGGATGGCCATCGTCAATGCCGGCGATTTCCGCGCCGAAAACTTGAAAATCGCCTGCTGGTCACTCATCGATATGGGGATCGGTGTGGCCCAATGGTTTAGCCCCGACGGTGAATACACCGCCGAGGCTTTAGGGGATATGTACGGCCAGTTCGCCTTGCGCCAACTTACTTAG
- a CDS encoding acyl-CoA dehydrogenase family protein, whose protein sequence is MSHNLFERTTDFLGVFDDLSSADAAGWNRAAQFREYSDPVINKHWQASEYPLDLVARLGSLDVMTDGLAVEGHEQMSTLGAGLALMEITRADASMGTVIAVQAGLAMRSIAMLGSEEQKASYLPQMANCSLLGAFGLTEPAHGSDSIALETTAVREGDEWVLNGEKKWIGNGASGGITIIYARMEDGNVGGFIVPQDSAGYSATVIEGKLSLRAIHQAHISLTDCRIPAANQLPGCRSFKDVSRVLTSTRIGVSWMALGSAVACYEIARSYVLERVQFGRELAKAQIIQQRLANMVLDLSQMMLTCREVSQREEAGTLAPEQASAAKLHNTRAARRIAADARDMLGGVGILLENDIARHFADIEAMHTYEGTDTVQSLIMGKKITGFSAYK, encoded by the coding sequence ATGTCCCACAACCTCTTCGAGCGCACCACTGACTTTCTCGGCGTCTTCGATGACCTTTCTTCAGCCGACGCCGCCGGTTGGAACCGTGCCGCTCAGTTCCGCGAGTACTCCGACCCGGTAATCAATAAGCACTGGCAGGCCTCCGAGTACCCGCTGGACCTGGTTGCGCGCTTAGGTTCCTTGGACGTGATGACCGATGGGCTGGCTGTGGAAGGCCACGAGCAGATGTCCACGCTTGGTGCTGGGCTGGCGCTCATGGAAATCACCCGCGCGGATGCCTCGATGGGTACGGTCATCGCGGTGCAGGCGGGGTTGGCCATGCGCTCGATTGCGATGCTGGGCTCGGAGGAACAGAAGGCTTCGTACTTGCCGCAGATGGCTAACTGCTCGCTGCTCGGCGCATTCGGCCTGACCGAACCCGCGCATGGATCGGACTCCATCGCGCTGGAAACGACCGCGGTGCGCGAGGGCGACGAGTGGGTCCTCAACGGCGAAAAGAAGTGGATTGGCAACGGCGCTTCCGGCGGCATCACCATCATTTACGCCCGCATGGAAGACGGCAACGTCGGCGGCTTCATCGTTCCGCAGGACAGTGCCGGCTACTCCGCCACCGTGATTGAGGGCAAGCTTTCCCTGCGTGCCATCCACCAGGCACACATCTCGCTGACTGACTGCCGCATCCCCGCCGCCAACCAGCTTCCAGGCTGCCGCAGCTTCAAGGATGTCTCCCGCGTCCTGACCTCCACCCGTATCGGCGTGTCCTGGATGGCGCTCGGCTCTGCGGTGGCTTGCTACGAGATTGCCCGCTCCTATGTGCTCGAACGCGTTCAATTCGGCCGTGAACTGGCCAAAGCCCAAATCATCCAGCAGCGCCTTGCCAACATGGTCTTGGATCTCAGCCAAATGATGCTCACCTGCCGCGAGGTCTCCCAGCGCGAGGAAGCTGGCACCTTGGCCCCGGAGCAAGCCTCGGCGGCCAAACTCCACAACACGCGTGCCGCGCGGCGCATCGCCGCTGACGCCCGCGACATGCTCGGTGGAGTCGGCATCCTGCTGGAAAACGATATCGCTCGCCACTTCGCGGACATTGAGGCCATGCACACCTACGAGGGCACCGACACTGTGCAGTCCCTCATCATGGGCAAGAAGATTACGGGCTTCTCGGCCTATAAGTAA
- a CDS encoding DDE-type integrase/transposase/recombinase, producing the protein MPAKGFHLYTALDLYSRKVVGWTVQHRQEKTIATRLIEQVIADQELNGHSVEVVHTDNGKVMTSHMMKDMLDEHGVQLSLIRPNVSNDNPFEESSHRTIKHHRYALETYDDIQHAQKVIGRIIDEYNNRDRHSGLNGYTPSEVYSGTWRDILEHRRAKETVYYATHPHRRPRPRKSVYKPPPKTVEINNGKPLAPETSSA; encoded by the coding sequence ATGCCAGCTAAAGGCTTTCATCTTTACACAGCGTTGGATTTGTACTCGCGCAAGGTTGTGGGATGGACTGTCCAACACCGACAGGAAAAGACCATCGCTACACGCCTGATTGAACAAGTCATTGCTGACCAGGAGCTCAACGGTCACAGCGTTGAAGTCGTACACACCGACAACGGCAAAGTCATGACCTCACACATGATGAAGGACATGCTGGATGAACACGGCGTGCAGCTGTCATTAATTCGGCCGAATGTTTCGAATGACAACCCATTTGAAGAGTCATCACATCGCACAATCAAGCATCACCGCTATGCGTTAGAAACCTATGATGATATCCAGCATGCGCAGAAAGTCATCGGCAGGATTATCGACGAATACAATAACCGTGACCGCCACAGCGGGCTGAATGGATACACACCTAGTGAAGTGTATTCAGGCACGTGGCGTGACATCCTTGAACATCGCCGAGCAAAGGAAACCGTCTACTACGCGACGCACCCGCACCGCAGACCCAGACCCCGGAAATCCGTCTACAAGCCACCACCTAAAACGGTAGAAATCAACAACGGCAAACCCCTAGCGCCCGAGACATCGAGCGCGTAA
- a CDS encoding IS6 family transposase — protein MGIFSGRHFPRDIILWAVRWYCRYGVSYRDLEEMMTERGVPVDHTTIYRWVQKYAPELDKHTRWYRQVPDWQARSWRVDETYIRVGGTWCYLYRAITAGGQTLDFYLSPKRNVAAAKRFLAKTLRSNTTAGSPRVINTDKAPALAKAISELKAEGICPQTVEHRQVKYLNNVLEGDHGRLKRILGPKGAFKNRISAYRTLKGMEAMHSLRKGQGTMFAYGHPNPDAVIVNRVFETA, from the coding sequence ATGGGCATCTTCTCCGGTCGGCATTTCCCCCGTGACATCATCCTGTGGGCAGTGCGGTGGTACTGCCGCTACGGCGTGAGCTACCGCGACCTCGAAGAAATGATGACCGAGCGGGGTGTGCCAGTCGATCACACCACGATCTACCGCTGGGTGCAGAAATACGCCCCTGAGCTGGATAAGCACACTCGCTGGTACCGGCAGGTACCCGACTGGCAGGCCCGGTCCTGGCGGGTGGATGAGACCTATATCCGGGTCGGCGGCACGTGGTGCTATCTCTACCGGGCTATTACCGCCGGTGGGCAGACCTTAGACTTCTACCTCTCACCAAAACGGAATGTGGCTGCGGCCAAGCGTTTCCTGGCCAAGACGCTACGATCGAATACGACAGCCGGGTCCCCGCGGGTCATCAACACCGACAAGGCACCAGCTCTGGCCAAGGCAATATCCGAGCTGAAGGCGGAGGGAATCTGCCCTCAGACGGTGGAGCACCGGCAGGTGAAATACCTGAACAACGTTCTCGAGGGAGATCATGGCCGACTTAAAAGAATCCTGGGACCGAAGGGGGCGTTCAAAAACCGAATTTCCGCCTACCGGACGTTGAAAGGGATGGAAGCGATGCATTCATTACGGAAAGGTCAGGGCACGATGTTTGCTTATGGGCACCCCAATCCGGACGCGGTGATCGTCAACCGGGTCTTCGAGACGGCCTGA
- the cmtR gene encoding Cd(II)/Pb(II)-sensing metalloregulatory transcriptional regulator CmtR: MLTIASRLDVMNRLGRALADPTRSRIILTLLDHPAYPAELSRDLDLTRPNVSNHLTCLRDCGIVVSEPEGRRTRYEIADPHLAQALTALVDATLAVDEDAPCIDPVCTLPGCYAAGEDA, from the coding sequence ATGCTGACTATTGCTTCGCGTCTCGACGTGATGAACCGCCTGGGTCGTGCACTGGCCGACCCCACTCGATCCCGGATCATCTTGACTCTGCTCGACCATCCCGCCTACCCGGCGGAACTGTCCCGAGATCTGGACCTGACACGCCCGAACGTGTCCAACCACCTGACATGCTTGCGCGATTGTGGGATTGTCGTCTCCGAGCCCGAGGGGCGTCGGACGCGATACGAGATCGCCGATCCGCACCTGGCACAGGCACTGACAGCACTGGTCGATGCCACCTTGGCAGTAGACGAAGACGCCCCGTGCATCGATCCCGTCTGCACGCTTCCCGGGTGCTACGCAGCTGGGGAGGACGCATGA
- a CDS encoding cadmium resistance transporter, whose protein sequence is MILTSVLQAIGLFAATNIDDIIVLSLFFARGAGQRGTTARILAGQYLGFAGILGAAVLVTMGAGAFLPSTAIPYFGLIPLGLGLWAAWEAWRGDGDDDDEAKVAGKKVGVWTVAGVTFANGGDNIGVYTPVFLSVEPLAVVAYCVIFLALVAVLVALAKFVATRPPIAEVLERWEGILFPIVLIGLGIVILVSGGAFGL, encoded by the coding sequence ATGATTCTCACCTCGGTCTTGCAGGCGATAGGCCTGTTCGCAGCTACCAACATCGACGACATCATCGTGCTCTCCCTCTTCTTCGCGCGAGGGGCAGGCCAGCGCGGCACCACCGCCCGCATTCTGGCCGGCCAGTACCTCGGATTCGCCGGCATCCTCGGTGCCGCGGTTCTGGTGACCATGGGCGCCGGAGCATTCCTGCCCTCGACAGCCATCCCGTACTTCGGTCTCATCCCACTGGGCCTCGGCCTCTGGGCCGCATGGGAGGCCTGGCGCGGAGACGGTGACGACGATGACGAGGCCAAGGTTGCCGGCAAGAAGGTCGGCGTTTGGACAGTCGCAGGCGTCACCTTTGCCAACGGTGGCGACAACATCGGTGTCTACACCCCTGTATTCCTCAGCGTGGAGCCTCTCGCAGTAGTCGCCTACTGCGTTATCTTCCTCGCGCTCGTTGCGGTCCTGGTGGCCCTGGCAAAGTTCGTCGCAACCCGCCCCCCGATCGCGGAAGTGCTCGAACGCTGGGAGGGCATCCTCTTTCCCATCGTTCTCATCGGCCTCGGTATCGTGATCCTCGTCAGTGGCGGAGCCTTCGGGCTCTGA
- a CDS encoding ASCH domain-containing protein, whose product MITNELRNLLAKATTHAQRFQDGEDHTVAAALLTKSGKHVLGLNAHHFLGGPCGEVSALANHAASYPEDPIQAVVAVYGPTGQVIPPCGKCRQVLFDVDPSIRCIVRGSNGLEALTVEELLPFAFNWRDMEQEQRIYMWEGYEESIRSGEKQQTIRVDDPFHEGSAQIVFEKESGEVVTIPAQVTSVVSTQRSELSEKQARNDGFGSLTELQEALDTHYPGLAADDEVDLVEFKLQ is encoded by the coding sequence GTGATTACCAACGAACTTCGAAATTTACTAGCCAAAGCAACCACCCATGCACAGCGTTTTCAAGACGGAGAAGACCACACTGTAGCCGCAGCACTCCTCACCAAATCAGGCAAACACGTACTCGGTTTGAACGCGCACCACTTCCTCGGTGGTCCTTGCGGGGAAGTCTCGGCTTTAGCTAACCATGCTGCTAGTTATCCAGAGGACCCAATCCAAGCAGTAGTCGCCGTATACGGACCTACTGGTCAAGTTATTCCTCCCTGCGGTAAATGCCGCCAGGTGCTTTTTGATGTTGATCCGTCCATTCGGTGCATCGTGCGCGGAAGCAATGGACTTGAAGCACTTACCGTAGAAGAACTCTTGCCTTTCGCATTCAACTGGCGAGATATGGAACAAGAGCAGCGCATCTACATGTGGGAAGGCTACGAGGAATCAATTCGTAGCGGAGAAAAGCAACAAACCATCCGGGTAGATGATCCTTTCCATGAAGGAAGTGCCCAAATTGTCTTCGAGAAAGAATCCGGAGAGGTCGTCACCATTCCTGCACAGGTCACGTCCGTTGTCTCGACCCAGCGAAGTGAATTGTCGGAAAAGCAAGCTAGAAATGACGGTTTTGGTTCTCTCACCGAGCTTCAGGAAGCGCTAGATACTCACTATCCCGGATTAGCTGCCGATGACGAAGTCGACCTCGTAGAGTTCAAACTCCAGTAA
- the merA gene encoding mercury(II) reductase produces MPEAAPDFDLAVIGSGGGAFAAAIRATKLGNRVVMIERSTVGGTCVNTGCVPSKALLAAAEARHVAVDATGRFPGISTSAAPVDMGVLIDGKRSLVEGMRSDKYVDLAADYGWDLRQGTAVFAGTPEEPVLEITGPDGTRDSLTAAHYLVATGSTPWAPPVPGLDEVNYLTSTTAMELNEVPESLIVFGGGYVALEQAQLFARLGSKVTLLVRSRLASHEEPEASRALMGVFADEGIRVVRRAAVTSVRTDPAGAEVLVTATVAGGQEEFRAAKLLVATGRRAVTDGLNLDAVGVKTGDTGQILVESTLASSNPRIWAAGDVTGHREFVYVASAHGTLMVENAFNNAGREVDYRHLPRVTFTSPSLAAVGMTDKEANEAGIRCECRVLPLEYVPRALVNRDTRGFIKIVADADTGRIVGITAVGKEAGDLAAAGVYILEAGMTVDQVANLWCPYLTMAEGIKIAAQSFTTDVSKLSCCAS; encoded by the coding sequence ATGCCTGAGGCAGCACCAGATTTTGATTTAGCCGTGATCGGTTCCGGAGGCGGCGCCTTCGCCGCCGCCATCCGGGCCACCAAGCTGGGCAATCGGGTCGTGATGATCGAACGCTCCACGGTGGGCGGGACCTGTGTGAACACCGGGTGCGTTCCCTCCAAAGCCCTGCTGGCCGCCGCCGAAGCCCGGCATGTCGCTGTGGATGCGACCGGAAGGTTCCCCGGGATCAGCACTTCCGCCGCCCCGGTGGACATGGGTGTACTGATAGACGGGAAACGCTCCCTGGTCGAGGGAATGCGCTCGGATAAATACGTGGATCTGGCCGCCGACTACGGATGGGACCTGCGCCAGGGCACCGCGGTGTTCGCCGGCACCCCGGAGGAACCGGTCCTGGAAATCACCGGACCCGACGGCACCCGCGACTCCCTGACCGCCGCCCATTATCTGGTCGCGACCGGTTCGACCCCGTGGGCACCCCCGGTGCCGGGACTGGATGAAGTCAACTACCTGACCTCGACCACCGCCATGGAACTGAACGAGGTGCCCGAGTCCCTGATCGTCTTCGGCGGCGGGTACGTGGCCCTGGAGCAGGCGCAGCTTTTTGCCCGCCTCGGATCCAAAGTGACCTTGCTGGTCCGCTCCAGGCTTGCCTCGCACGAGGAACCGGAAGCCTCCCGTGCGCTGATGGGCGTCTTCGCCGACGAGGGCATCCGCGTGGTCCGCCGCGCAGCCGTAACTTCGGTCCGCACAGATCCCGCCGGCGCAGAGGTCCTTGTCACCGCCACGGTCGCCGGGGGCCAGGAGGAATTCCGCGCCGCAAAGCTGCTGGTAGCCACCGGCCGACGCGCCGTCACCGACGGACTGAACCTGGACGCCGTCGGCGTCAAGACCGGCGACACCGGCCAGATCCTGGTCGAGAGCACACTCGCCAGCTCCAACCCCAGGATCTGGGCCGCAGGGGATGTGACCGGGCACCGAGAATTCGTCTACGTCGCGTCCGCCCACGGAACCCTGATGGTGGAGAACGCCTTCAACAACGCCGGGCGCGAGGTCGACTACCGGCACCTGCCCCGCGTGACGTTCACCAGCCCGTCACTGGCCGCGGTCGGCATGACCGACAAGGAAGCCAACGAGGCGGGCATCCGGTGTGAATGCCGGGTCCTGCCCCTGGAATACGTTCCCCGGGCACTGGTGAACCGGGACACCCGCGGCTTCATCAAAATCGTCGCCGACGCCGACACCGGACGGATTGTGGGGATCACCGCCGTCGGCAAGGAGGCCGGTGACCTGGCCGCCGCCGGAGTCTACATCCTCGAGGCCGGCATGACCGTTGACCAGGTCGCGAACCTCTGGTGCCCATACCTGACCATGGCCGAAGGGATCAAAATCGCCGCACAGTCCTTCACCACCGACGTCTCCAAACTCTCCTGCTGCGCCTCCTGA
- a CDS encoding thioredoxin domain-containing protein: protein MTTTRNHRRIFTITAVVAAAALILVLALTALNRGSETAPAAGPAGANNVDRIEITSVDGKALTVPSTRPTVLYFMASWCYTCVPQAEAMKELEQEYADKADFVAVDVTPETTKPKWTSSAKWPAHPDTPSLSTGPGNSPKSTRSHPWTVPSSSHLTVTSWAGPIPGP, encoded by the coding sequence ATGACAACGACCAGAAACCACCGGCGGATCTTCACCATTACTGCCGTCGTAGCGGCCGCGGCCCTCATCCTGGTCCTGGCCCTCACTGCGTTGAACCGCGGGAGCGAAACCGCTCCCGCCGCCGGGCCAGCGGGCGCAAACAACGTGGACAGGATCGAGATCACATCTGTGGACGGCAAGGCCCTCACCGTCCCTTCCACCCGCCCGACAGTGCTGTATTTCATGGCGAGCTGGTGCTATACCTGCGTTCCGCAGGCAGAAGCGATGAAGGAACTGGAACAGGAATATGCCGATAAGGCAGACTTCGTCGCCGTGGACGTGACGCCGGAGACCACAAAACCCAAGTGGACCAGTTCCGCGAAATGGCCGGCACACCCGGATACCCCTTCGTTGTCGACCGGACCGGGGAACTCACCCAAAAGTACGCGGTCACATCCCTGGACAGTACCGTCGTCATCGCACCTGACGGTGACATCCTGGGCCGGGCCGATTCCCGGCCCATGA